A portion of the Achromobacter sp. MFA1 R4 genome contains these proteins:
- a CDS encoding FecR domain-containing protein has translation MHHGGDVSAQADAAGELPAVERNVAREAARWLLRLSSGRATDADVHACDQWRASKAEHEYAWQRAQRVNARFGLIPSALGMATLDRPDLKRRRAALKTLVALVVAGPAGWAAWRADPLDWSADYRSVVGERRDVKLADGSTLHLNTSSAVDVLFDDATRLLRLRGGEIAVHAVADPASHPRPFIVRTRLGDIEAQASRFCVRQEGGRCQLSVQEGRVRVSSPAQPGRFVSVSAGEQSSLSAAGAAAATPADPHASDWLRGVLYASALRLDAFAAELGRYRQGILRCDPEIAHLRISGAFQLHDTDAVLAALPATLPVQVRYRTPYWVTIVAREAAA, from the coding sequence ATGCATCATGGCGGTGATGTGAGCGCCCAGGCCGACGCGGCCGGCGAGCTGCCGGCCGTCGAGCGCAACGTCGCGCGCGAAGCCGCGCGCTGGCTCTTGCGGCTGAGCTCGGGACGGGCCACGGACGCGGACGTCCACGCCTGCGACCAGTGGCGCGCCAGCAAGGCCGAACACGAATACGCCTGGCAGCGGGCGCAGCGGGTGAATGCGCGCTTCGGGCTGATTCCGTCGGCGCTGGGCATGGCCACGCTGGATCGTCCGGATCTCAAGCGCCGCCGCGCCGCCTTGAAGACGCTGGTGGCCCTGGTGGTGGCGGGACCGGCGGGCTGGGCGGCCTGGCGCGCCGATCCCCTGGACTGGAGCGCCGACTACCGGAGCGTGGTGGGCGAACGGCGCGACGTCAAGCTGGCCGACGGGTCCACCCTGCACTTGAACACGTCCAGCGCCGTCGACGTGCTGTTCGACGACGCGACGCGGCTGTTGCGGCTGCGCGGCGGAGAGATCGCCGTCCATGCCGTCGCGGACCCGGCCAGCCACCCGCGGCCATTTATCGTGCGCACGCGGCTCGGGGACATCGAGGCGCAGGCGTCGCGATTCTGTGTGCGCCAGGAGGGCGGGCGCTGCCAGCTCAGCGTGCAGGAAGGCCGCGTGCGCGTCAGCAGCCCCGCGCAGCCGGGCCGCTTTGTCAGCGTTTCGGCTGGCGAGCAGAGCAGCCTGTCGGCCGCCGGCGCCGCGGCGGCGACGCCGGCCGATCCGCATGCCAGCGATTGGCTGCGCGGCGTGCTGTACGCCAGCGCGCTGCGGCTGGATGCGTTTGCGGCGGAACTGGGCCGCTACCGGCAGGGCATCCTGCGCTGCGATCCCGAGATCGCGCACCTGCGCATTTCGGGCGCATTCCAGTTGCACGACACCGACGCGGTGCTGGCGGCCCTGCCGGCGACCCTGCCCGTGCAGGTGCGCTACCGCACGCCGTACTGGGTGACGATTGTTGCGCGCGAGGCGGCGGCGTGA